The DNA region GGGCAGACGAACCAGGATAACCTCCTGGGGGATACCCTTGTGGTGGATATCCTCCTTGGGGTGGATAACCGGATGGCGGATAGCCTCCTTGGGGTGGATAACCGGATGGCGGATAGCCTCCTTGGGGAGGATAGCCTTGGGGTGGATAACCTTGTGGAGGATGGTGTCCCGATGGATTATGACCACCGGCTACAGCATGAGCCAGATTCGATAAAAGCCCCTTATCAGTTTCATCATGTCGATCCTTTTCCTTACCACCTCCCATTTTTCAATTAATCTCGATCAAGCTACGTGACCTGCAAGATCAGAATGTATACATCAATAAAACATTGGATGTTACAAGTTCAAGAACATGGTTAAATTAACTCAACATCAAAGACATAGGAGAGTATTTGTTCTTTTTATTCCAATTCAAGGCATTTATACGCACAGAAAAAACACtaatgaagaacaacaagaTCCAAAGAACTTACTACAGATTATCCAAATTCTTTATAAAGAAATCAAAATCACCAATCCCAAACAATGGTCCAAGAAAGAGATCCAGGGCTCTGTGGACCAACATTCGGATCCACATGTTCcagaaattttataaaaattcacaCTCTTATCATTTAAAACTCTTATGTTAATGTCTATAAAGCTCAAATTCTTTCCTCCGATCAAATTTCTACATCCAAATGCACGCTTAACATCCACAAACACACTGCAATACAGGGAACACTCGGATCCAGCTGttcttcatgatcataaacaagaaagaaagaaaaaaacttTATAAACGAAAACCCAGTAAATCAACCATATTACCACGTAAAACATCAATCTTGGAAACAATATCAGCACTACTAATACCAAAAACAGTATAGAATCCAGATCATTCACTCAAACAAAACATATACAAACAGAGGGAGTGCGTAACAAGAGATAGATCATAGAAGGAGAGAGAGATGTGTGGTTCACCTCGAAGAAAGTCCTGAAAAAATCTTGAATGATTCAATCAAACATAAATGGGAAGTGGATACGCACGaattaataatatatagttTATCATGAAATGGATAGCAAAAGATATTCGGATTCTACGCGTTGCTTAAACGCGTGAACCTTTTTAATGGGTCCCACTATTTTAGTCAAATCTCTTACTTTCTCTGTGTAGATTagtcaaaaagaaaaaaaaaaattggcttcATAGAAATTTActtataaatgaaataaattatgtataagtattttaaaaatattttataagtaaaaaaaattaaaatatttatttagataaaaaaaattatataacatgaaaatatttttaaaaaagtattatctaaatatatattttaaagaacaattaaaatatagtttttgatgtttttaaatatgaaaatgataatagaaatcaaaagaaatttcttttaacattaaaacatatttgttcttaaaataattttcaaattttttttataaaaacattttataagTATTAGTCCAAACGAAATTTTAGAatctaaaattattaaatgaattagaaatacttttatttaaaataaaataataaaatcgagATTTTCTTTAAACAAAAGAATTCATTGGGGAAGAAGGATCTGAAGCTAGAAACCGTGTTTTTCTAATATTCGAGATAGGATTTTTCAACTTTTTAACCATTGTAAAAAGTTTttacttcattttttttaaaaaaataaacatttgtGGTAAGATAACTTCTCCAATCATTCACAACCAAaaagttttatataaattttatgaaCTCTTTAATTTCAATATCTCATGTAttaatatcaaatttaaaattaatcatcCAAACCAGATCAAACTAAAATGCATGAATTGATTTCATTTGGTTATAAATTATTCATGGCTTGTTTTGGGTTAAAATTTTGTAAaaccaataaaataaaatatggtTTGATTCGAATTTTTATCTAAAACAAAACCAAAATATAATCGAACACCCTTCACATTACCGTTAGTTATAAAAATCTTGGAGCAAATTTCATCACCATTTACAGGAACACAAGCGAAAACTTCGTGGTTCAACACATATTATGGATCAAACTACTACTATATTCATCCTTAACAGGTGAAATCCCTATATATTTCGGACAATCaacaaaaaaggaaaaaagaaaaagttcaCACTTCAACCATATCATCATACAAGTTTAAGTTCCGAATCGATTTAGATAAGATTAAATGAATCCCATCTCACTGAGACGAGTTTCAAATTAAAGCTTCGATCTTTCAGATATTCATATATGCAAGAAACCCAAAATATAGACTCAAACTGGAACATTTTGGTGCCATTATTCAGATTACCTAATAATATGGACATGCCACAGTACAGGCAAAAGTAGATCAGCAAAACCTCAATGCGGCTTCCAGTTCTTTTTCATCTTCGCAATTGTATCCAAGTAGATAAGCTCTAGCTGAGACAtttcaacaccacagatatCAATACAAAGAAACGGAGTCGAGAGAGATCTTACGATATATAGGACACACTTGATCAACAATGTTTCCAGAATTTCTCAAAATACTTTTGGGAATTTTccattctattttttttttaattaacatgGGATAACTGGGCCAGTAATGAAATGATGAGtgaatatacaaaataatgaTTGTACTAGAGAATATAAAAGTGAttgaaaatgtatttttgagaaaattttataaaatagcaTCATATGTTTATTAATGTCTCCAggaaatgaaaatatttcccggGAAGATAAACAAACACTGCCTAGAATTTTGTGACATAAATAACTAACTGTTCTTACCAAAACGACCAGATCCCATGAATGGTTCGGCTTCATCCGCAACACCACCTTGTTGCTGATCCTGAATTTTCAGAACATGGAAAAAATCTATTATTCGGATTAGTATGTTTAAAGGGGAGGAAAAATCAATAAAAGACAAGTAAAATAAACTTTTGTTTTAAATGCAATATTTCTGTAAAATATACTCCATCATCAAAATTCCAGCTTGCGAAAATTCAGAATTTTATTCCGAGATGCTCAAGGCTAATTGAAACTTAATCTTATAACTACCCTACACCATTTTGAAAACAAATTGATCTCTTGAAATGTCATTAATTTTAGCTTTTGGTTTCTACAATTTAATTATACCTCAACATTAGGACAAATAAATTCTGAGATGCCTTTTTACGAGATGTAATTGAAGAACATAGTGGAAAAAATGTTTTGTGTATATACGAAAATAGCAGGAAATGGTTAAATAATGCGAATGTTTAAACAGCAAAGtatgaaaaatagctaaaaagTACGAGTCGGAGAAGAAAAATGTCTTACAGCATCATCTTCCATTTCGGATGGTGACAGTAAACGATCAAAACAACGCCCAGAGATGGTGCAGACCAACAGTTCATTCGTGGGATCCATAACAACTTCTTTGCATGTATCATCACAAACTGCATAAACACATGGAAACCATGGTTGAGACTTGAGAATCAAGAAGTTTGCTTTTTGTTTAACAAACCCATTCAATTAAATTTATCATCCCTTCAATCTCCACCCAACATTTCAAGCAAAGATAGTCTCTTACCATGAACATTTCCAGTCTTCTCACAAACAAATACATCCCCAATATGATAATAAGTGCAACTTTCTCCGGAGCATGCATGATTGACTTCCACAGTATCAGACAGACCTCTGCTGCTCTTCCACGATGAGATTTGATCAGCGAGAGTCTTGTCTAGAATAATACGATCATCATTCACCTTTACAACAAACATCAGACAAAAGTTAGGGCGAAGCCTATTTTGCTTCCATTGAAAAGGGGAAGACACTATTCGCAACTCCCAATAATCGCCCTCTTACCTAAGGTCCGTGAAAAGTAATGGTATAAAAAAACAGATTTGGGCAACCTCAGTAAAACTATTTGGCTATTCAGCATCTTTTCAGAGATTGTGGTATACAACTAACTGAGGTAGGCGAGGAAAAAAGGTGCAAAGAAAGCAACATTGTTAAAGTAATACAGCTTAaggattcatcaaatacactaTCGTTATATAAAAGATGAATAACTTGACATAAAATCCTTGTGGGCGTTCAATATAGGAAACACAATTCATAATTCAGAGAGGCTCTCTTCCTTTCTAATGCCAAAGGCAAGAAGAATCAACTCGCTgcacatcaaaatcaagaaacaaCTACCAGTACGACTTTTTATGTACTGACACACTTCAACTAAGATgccaataaattttataaaaaaatgatataaaaGAGCTAGGGGTAAATTTAACATTCAAGCTCATTcaattgtaaattttatttaccTGAGAAAGATTTGGTGCTTGGCTTCTCTTAGCCACCTGCATTTGGATGTAATATTCTTTAAATTCATTAGGGCAACTCCTCACAAACTCAACCATATCTTCTTCATCACGCTGTTAATCAAACAAAATAGTTTGATATCACAAAAGTAATATTGTAAAAAGATCATTCCcatcagaaaataaaaaaactaagaaTCACAGATTTAACATGAGACTGGCTCTTTAAGGATGACGAAAGCACGACAGCTGCTCAAATGTAAAACTCTAAATCAATGGCAACATTTCGACATTCAATCATTTCGTTGTGAAGGATATCGACAGTAAatgaaaaataacaaaaaccAAACTCACCTGAATGTAAAGCTTCTTCCATGCACACTCTCGGAGTTTTTTTGGAGACAGTAGACTCCATCGCAGACAATATCTACACAAATTACTTATAATCACTATTCTTCATACAAAAGATACAAAAAGAATTCAGagctattgatttatgttgctAGCACTGATGGACTACATGCAAGACAAAATCACTGACACGTGAGAGAAAGAGTAAGTGTGTTTATTactaaaataaatattgatCCATTTCATTTTGTATCAAAtagttcattaaaaaaaaaactacaaaaACTTCCAATCAAGCATAATTCCTATTACAGGAGTATTTCAAATTTACTAGATACGACAAAAGCACCACAATTTGATACTAAAAATGATAAAGAACAATGCACAAGCGCAAACATCTGCATAAATGTATGATGTTTCATCAAGCCAGATTGGGCTCTGTGGTCTGCTTACAGTTATAGGTTCGGAGTTGGGTAAATATGATGATAAAGGGGAAGCATAGGTAGAAGTACTTACAGGCGACGCCACAAGGATTCATCGGAAGCAGCAAAATTAAAGAATCTACACACCAATGAACACGAAACAAGATCCTGCAGTTCAATAATCAGAAAAGATTCAACAGCAAGACAAATAACAAGTTCAGAAACAATACAGATTCATCCTGGACAAAAACTGAAAAtaatttatgcatcttcatacCTCAGAGGAGAGAAACTTGAGGATGTTATACAACAATTCGGGAGGGATGTTACTGAAAATTCCGGTAACAATTCTCCAAGGCAACTCTCTGCTATCCCTACCGTGCATCCCATTATTGTTAATGCTGTCCGCTACAGTGGAACTTTTCTTTGAAGGTGACAGTGCAGAATGCGCCTCAGCTTCCACCTCAGAGGTTGGCAACGATGATGAAGATGACGATCTTAAAGCCCTTGACCGTTCTACATCACCGATTTCACCTTCCTCAATTTTAATTCTCTTTGCTTCTTGCTCTTCTTGTTCACTTAGCTCCCCTTCTTCCTCAGCACGCAATCTCTTACCATCTCTTTCTTTTTTCTCCCTCCCATATGCCTCTTCTATGGACCCCTCCTGCATTACACCGTCCAAGAAACCTCAGTCATGATCTATCACACGTACATGTAAAAGGGTTAATGTCACACACAAGCTGTAAATTCCTAATTCCTTCCTATTAAGATTATAATATCTAACCTACAGACCCCAAAAGTTCACAATATAATTACAAAGGCATTGCTTAAGTAGAGAGTTTCTGTTGGAAACCACTTTTTTCTAAGAGGTTGAACACATGAGACGTGGATCAGCAAATAGTTTTATTATCTAATGCATCTCCTCCCGTGTAAGCCGTATAAAGGAACATACACCTGAAATTACATATCCAAAGCATAAACATGTGGGCAGGTTGTGGGGATGTGATGGTCAAGGCTAAAGCATCCAAAACAAACTtaagaaaatataaattataggACCAACATATTATGCCTCCACTGGAATCTCCATTTTCTCAAATAAGAGGTCAATAAATAATAGTTTTATAATCTAAAATTTTCGAACATACTTTTTCAGCAAGCAAACCCTAATATTTTTGAGACCATCCACAAATAAACTTTATACTTTTGACTCCACGCAGGAGCAACAGTACCTTCTGAGACTCTTGCAATAATAACCCAACATACATATCCGCATAGCAAAGTATATAATTTAGGTGATAACATACAGATAGACGCAACCAACATTTGACACCAGTTGAAAACACAATTACATGTGTTGCAGATCAAATTTTTGGCTTTTAATTTCCTTAAAAGGCTAAATTTTACTCCATTCAACTCAGTCATCCGACACAAAAGTTCCTGAGATCACTTCTATATATCTattgaatatgatatttttcactattaTCATGcagaatatataataaaaaaatagagtACACCGCTCacctataaatatatatataataaaataagctTCCATCACCAAAAACAGCTTTTTTTCGTTTTTGCAAGGCCATATATTTCTTATTGATCAATATTATGCACGTATATCTCTAGAGATTTTCGTGCATAATTCGTACAAATCTACAATTCAACATCAATTACGTAAACTCGAAACGTAAAAAACCAAACGGACGATAACATCTATACCTGGTCGGAGATCTCGGAGAGGACTTCGGATTCGAGAAACCGAGCAAGTCCTTCGTCTTCATCGTCAGAAGCCATTGCACAAAAAATTCtacaaaaaatcaaatttaataataatcgaAAATGATACACGCAGAAATCGTGTGTACATACAGATGAGGCGGTGGGGATAAGGAGCAAAGCCGCCGGAGATCTAAAGATGGAAGCTGCGGCGAACCTGGACCGTCGATCTATTTTATTGTGGAGTGAAGCCACGGAGATGCGATCCTCGGTGGGATCCGCTTGCTTTCGGGTCGGTTTTTCGTAGAATGTGGATCCGTGAGCGACTCTCGGGTCGATGGGTCGTGACGTTTGACTACAGATGTTCTGAAATATATAAAtttcaatattatatatttttacaaaCTTCAATTTCTTATTAAATATTGgttctttaaaaaattaatttgattgatcatttaaataatagtaaaagATCCTATTCTTTTCTTCGTTCATAAACAGATGAAAATTTTTGAgacttaaaataaatattttctaagGATGATTAGGCTTCGGTCTTCGTAAAATAATGTAAACCGAATTGTCATATATGATTGGTCAGTATTCTTAAACAATCACGATTTTACATGTAGAACGGTTTCGGACAACTCAgtttactctttttttttttttttttttgtgattgatcaacaaaaatcaaatattcaaatttgattttaaaacaCCATTGTACTTACTATCCAAGCAATAATTGCAAAAAACAAAATCTTAACCCATAAAGACATATAATGTGATACGAATGAAGTTGagatttcaaatattttgtGTGTCACAATGAAATACCTATCTTGGGGCTTGTGATTGAGTCAAAATCATAACCAACGGCATAAAGATGTTACTGGCCTCATGGTCCATCCAATACGGCCCAATATTATTCCGTACACGGGAATTTATTTGCTGTACGCGGTGCGCATCAACTCCCATTTCTCCCTTACCGTTGAAAATCGGCGCTATTCCCGGATCTCACGGAGCTGAGCAAAACAGAGGACAAGAAGGCGACGCCATTCAAGCGTTATTCTCACGAAATTTCGTGCGCGCAAGCGATCGCGTATCTGTAGGGGGAGAGGCATTTTTCCGTCTGAGAAAAATGGGGACTGCGAATGCGCTGGCTCCGGGGCTGTCGCGGAAGCTGAAGAAGGTGCTGGAGACTCGAACCGACACTCCCGATCTACTCGCTTCTCTCCACACTCTATCCACTTTTTACTCGGACAATGCACCTCACGCTCGTCGGGACCTCAGATTTACCGTTGAGAAGCGCGGCCTCTCAATCAATGAGGAGTTTATCGCCGCCTCTGCTACAGCTCAACAGGTATACGAATACATCGGTTAAGTCAAACGTGCAGGGTACAGCTACTAATGTTTTCATTTTCTGCGGGAAATTATGAGATATAAATAATTTGGTCTTGTAGTGATTTCCATGATAGTTTTGATCGAGGGACTGGGAATTTGGAAAGCTTCGATTgttttttactttataaattgatcTATGTTTGTCCATCATTGGATTTAACTGTGAATCTGACTAATAGGCATGCTTAGTTCTACTGGTAGGACACTCGGCTCTTACACTCTGTGTAATTATATACCTTGTTTACGAATCAGTTTCAAATTCATTCCTGTTAACCAGTTTATTCATAATGATGTGTTCAGTGTGCAGTTACTTTCTATGGttttattatttgtttgatGCTAATGCTGTCAAATACGTAACATGTGGGATAATGTTAGTGTGGTTGATGGATTCTTTATAGGCCTTGGATCAGGTGGAAGAAGAGGTTAATGCTCTGGCTGAATGCTGTGATAAGTATGCAAGCTCTCCTGATTTTCCTTTAATTATACTTATTTCTCCGCTTTTGCTTAATATTCTACTTGTACCTTTCAGTAGTTTTGGCCTATCATCATCCTTTTGGTTTATCTAAAAATTTAATGGCATGAAAATTATTTACACTTATTTATAGTTTTGTCTATCTATGTGCGACATGTGCATAATGATTAGGTCACTTTAAGCTCTTTCCATTACTGATTCTGTTGTTAAAAGAAGGTGGGTAGTTATAATGAAAATGGTTTTCCAGTAAATCAATCCAAGTAGGTTCATAAGAGACGACTAATAGCAATGGTGAAGAtgtttttagttgattgcaaatGCAAAATGTAGTTAGTTTGGTGCAACATATGCTATTTCTGTTCACAATCCCGCCTTCATGTTTCTAAGAGTTCACTCATCCATCAAGCCTATTATATCTGTCACCATGTACTCACCATTTCTCAaggtttttatattttttcacaGGAATCTGTTGGGAATTTTTGTCAAGCAGCACTTCAACTCATATTAAGCCTTTTTCATTCTTTATAGGTCTCCCTCCTCGTGTAGCATTGCTTGAGTGGTTGTTTTGGCATTTTCTCTtaaatttgttttaaatattttaatgtcaCACTCTTAATATCCCTTTTGATTATTATGTTAATTGTAGTTAGCACAGGGCAATTTCTTTTTCATACCCTAAACATAATGTTAAACTCCTCTGTGATCATTGATTGAACCCAGTCTCATGTTTTCTTGAGAACTTCTGGTGGAACCTTGCGTTCAAGGCAATATTAGGAAAATTTAACGTGATAGGTTATCAGAAGAAAACACGCATGCTAAAATTCAAATTGACTAGCAAAAGGTCGAATTACCTAGAGCATCTATCGACGCTAAGAAAACCACACCATTTTTTCTATGTTCCTAATCGTTTGCGCTACTTAGACCATTTTATGAGGCTATGCCTTGTCTTTTATGTGCCTAGCGAAGTTCTTTTATTTAGAAAGTCATTTTCCCTTAATATCCCTCAGTGAAGAAAATTGAAATTGATACCTCCTTTATACCCTTCTATTTCGCACATTTGAGCTCCTTTGAATGCCAACTATACTTACTCTGATATCAAGAAAAATAAGATTTTATTAAGAGAAGAAACATCCTGTGCTGAAAAAAATGATCATGGTATCATGATTTTGTGCTGTAGGATTGCGAAGGCTTTGAGTAATTGTAATGCTACCACAGGTGATATCATCAGTACAACAGAGAGGCTTAAACTGGAGCTTGAAACCACTACACAGAGGCAGGAGATTGCTTTATGCTTTCTTCGTGATTATCAGCTCTCCAATGATGAGGTACTGGTTGATTTTCAAAAGTTGAATTTGCCTGGCCCTCAGCTATTGGGTTAAGTCTGTGTATCGTTTATCATCTAGTTATTATTTGTTTCTTGTTGTTTTTTCAGATTAACGCCTTGAGGGAGGAAGACCTTAATGAAAACTTTTTCAAGGCGCTTGCTCATGTTCAAGAAATTCATGCCAACTGTAAATTGTTGCTGAGGACACATCATCAGGTCCTCTCTTGAGCGCATCTCTATTTGTCCTTTGTGTTACACTCTCCtccatttcttttctttaaagcCTTGTTTTTTAATCTTATCCTGATGAAAGCAATATATCTAGCTGAAGTTGCCATACTTTTGCTCAAGCATACCCTTGGTACTATAGTGTTTTGAATTCACGTAACATTATTTGCAGCGAGCTGGTTTGGAGCTTATGGATATGATGGCTGTTTATCAAGAAGGAGCTTACGAACGTCTGTGCAGGTAATTTGTTTTAACATATTTATTGATTTGAGCTAGAAATTTACTAGCCACGGCAGTCACACATCGGGTATACTATAGGTAACTCAATAGCATATTTAGGATAGGATAGGCTTGGTGCCGTGATAGCAGTTTCTCTATTTGTTGCATCTTGATATCTTAATTTGGTGTGTTGTACATGTTTCTTGTACCTGCGGAAACAGTTTGGTTTTCAATGAAACATGTACAACACACCAAAAATTAAGCATAGATGAGATTTAAACTTTTCATGTTCAGCAAACTCATTGGACATAATACACTTACCATCAGTTTGAGGCTCTAGGATTCAATCTTTTATTAGAGAAATATGTGGCATTATTATAACTATTGATTATTAGGTTTCTAAGCCCTTTCATGCACTATTCTGACGACCCTCGTCTGTTTGTCATGTAAAAAATTGTTTCTTTATTGTTATGATCAAATATCAATCACTCAAGGTTGCCTGCTAATGTATTTCTCCTAGATGGGTTCAAACAGAGTGTAAGAGTCTTGGGGATGTTGACAATCCTGAAGTCAGCGACCTCCTAAAAACTGCAGTTGGATGCCTGAAAGAAAGACCTGTTCTATTCAAATATTGTGCGGAAGAGGTATTCATGCTTGCTAGCTAGAAACTAGAGAAACATATTGAGCTTCATTTGCTTTTCTCATAAAGTATTCCTGGATTATAGGTAGCAAATATGAGACATAATGCATTATTCAGAAGATTTATTAGTGCCCTCACACGTGGAGGGCCTGGTGGTCTACCAAGACCAATAGAAGTTCATGCTCACGACCCTTTAAGATACGTAGGTGACATGCTGGGATGGTTGCATCAGGTAGATTATTTTCCCCCTTTTTTTAACATCTTTTGGCTACTTTCATGTTTTACCATACATTAAGTGAGaaatattaatactaataaaaatTTGGCTACTGTATGTATAATTCCTGAAATGTCCGTATAGTGTTcttgatttgtttttttaatgcaATATCTTGATCCAAGTTTCTGTATAGAAAACGAATACGGTTCACAATAGGTACCCCAAATTTCAAGCATAGACGAGATTTTAAAATGGACAATTTCAAAACCTCAAAAGGTGAACACATAAGATATAATTGTGTATTATATGATTAGTTTATGATGGAATATAAAGCCTAAAGAAAATCTAAATTAGTAATCTAGATTTTTtgttaagtttttaatttgtagGATTG from Primulina tabacum isolate GXHZ01 chromosome 14, ASM2559414v2, whole genome shotgun sequence includes:
- the LOC142524826 gene encoding uncharacterized protein LOC142524826 isoform X2 is translated as MGGGKEKDRHDETDKGLLSNLAHAVAGGHNPSGHHPPQGYPPQGYPPQGGYPPSGYPPQGGYPPSGYPPQGGYPPQGYPPGGYPGSSAPHHSGSGGMGGMLAGGAAAAAAAYGVSHLAHGGHSGHGGGGHFGYGNPMHGGKFKHGKHGKFGKHGKFGKHKGKHSGGKFKKWK
- the LOC142525162 gene encoding F-box protein SKIP31-like → MASDDEDEGLARFLESEVLSEISDQEGSIEEAYGREKKERDGKRLRAEEEGELSEQEEQEAKRIKIEEGEIGDVERSRALRSSSSSSLPTSEVEAEAHSALSPSKKSSTVADSINNNGMHGRDSRELPWRIVTGIFSNIPPELLYNILKFLSSEDLVSCSLVCRFFNFAASDESLWRRLYCLRWSLLSPKKLRECAWKKLYIQRDEEDMVEFVRSCPNEFKEYYIQMQVAKRSQAPNLSQVNDDRIILDKTLADQISSWKSSRGLSDTVEVNHACSGESCTYYHIGDVFVCEKTGNVHVCDDTCKEVVMDPTNELLVCTISGRCFDRLLSPSEMEDDADQQQGGVADEAEPFMGSGRFARAYLLGYNCEDEKELEAALRFC